From the genome of Borrelia hispanica CRI:
TTATCTTGAAAAATGTATAACAAGAGCTAATCCAGATGACTCGAATGACCATGAAATTACAACTCAAATGACGAGAAACTATGACCTATTGATGCTGGATGCTAATAATGATATTAGTAAATTCAAGCTGGTTTTGTTAGGTATTGTAGAAACGTTAAAGGCAAAGAAGAAAGCAAAAAATGCTCTTAGAGAGTATACTAATCCAAGGAAAGATATTCTTGAACAAAGATTCAAAGATGCAGAAGCAGAGTATATGAGGTATTTGAAGGGCATTTGCAATACTTTATATTTTAATGAAATGTATAATAATTTGTTAAGAAAAACAGACAATTCATCCCAATTTAAATCTATTTTAGAATCTATTCACTTTTATGGTTTTAGTTATCATAATTTTGTAATTATTATGGGACAATTAGATAAAGATGAACAAAATGCTTTAATTTTTCTTGAATATGCCATAATAAATCCTAGTTTTGATGATCCAAATGACCATGAGATTATAATTAGTGCAAAACGAAATTATAGTTTCCTTACGCTATACGAGGATGATATTAGTAAACTCAAGCTAGTTTTGTCAGGCATTGTAAGAACATTAAAGGAAAAAAAATTAGCAGAGGATGCTCTTCAAAAGTATACTAGGATAGAGAAAGATGTTCTTGAACAAAGGTTCCAAGTTATAAAAACAAAGTATATGAAGCATTTAAAAAATATTTGTAATATTTCTTCTATTGATGAAATGAAAAGTAATTTATTAAACAATGCGGATCATTCATTACAATTTAGAAATATTGTAGAGTCTATAAATTATCATATCAGTATTGAAGAACGGTTAAATATTGATGAGAAAAATGCTTTGGCTTTTCTTGAAAGTGTTATAACAATATTTAATCAAAGTAATCTTGAGTTTGTGACCCATACAAAATATAACTTTTATATTTTTATATTACAGATAGGAAATATTGATAGACTTAAAGCAATTTTGTTAGGGATTGTAAAAATGTTAAATGCGACAATAGAAATAGAGAAAGTTTTGGAGAATTATTCTGGAGCAAATAAAGAGCAATTTATACAAAGATTACAAAAGGAAAATACAAATTATATAAAACTCTTAAAAAGAGTTTGTAATACTTACTCTTTTGTTAAAATGTACAGTGATTTGTTAAATAGAGCAGACGATGTGTTGCAATTTATAAGTATTGATATTGATTTGAAATATTATACAAAACTTATAATGAAATATAATCATGTTTCTGCTTTGCAGATTTTTACTGATAGGGCAAGAATGGCAGTTACTGAATTACTTTATAAATTTAGTCTATCTGATGAACATAAGGAAACAGCTATGTATTTGAGAAAGGCATTAGTAGATACTGCTAAAACATATACTAATGATACGTTTTATGATCTATTGTCTAAATTAAATGTTGATAGAGTTAAAGCAATTATGAACAATATGTTAGAGGGTCATCATTTAAGTTTGTTTTATAGGGCTAGTGGAATTATTAAGAATATCCAAGTGCCGGATGTAAAGCGTAGATTACAGGATAGGTTAGACATGGCAGAAAATAAGTACTTGGAATTATTGAAAAATTATAGCGATGTCAATTTTACTGTTGAGCAGATATATGCCAACCTTGTAGGTAATAAGAATGCAGGTTCTGATTTCCAAAGTATTAGTACTGAAGCAGAAGCAGAGATAGAAAGACTTGCTGAAGAAGGAGTGGCAAGATAAAGATTTTAATAAGAAAAAATAATGTTAATTTAAGGTTTAGAGAACGCAGCTAGATCAGTTGATAGTATAATAGTATATTTGCTGTTCATGGTGTGTCTAAACCATAATTATAGTTATGGCATGAAATAAGTATTTATCAGATTGAACATTATGAATTTAGTTTGTAAAAAGCTAGGTAGAGACGGTTAATTTACTTGGTTTTTGATTATAAGTGTGAAGATCTTACATTCTCTGCTACATTTTTGTATAAGTTTTTTGTGTAAAGAGGTGAGTATGAGTGGTGATGTTATTTTGACAATTTATAGTTGTTAGCGATATTGTCACAAGTGTTTTTGATAGGGTAAAAAGATTTTCTGAATTATATTATCTAACCTCATTTCACAATCTAAAAGATTCTAAGAGATAAAGAATCTAATCTTGATGAGTTAGAGCTTGACTATCTAAAGACACTAAAAGAACAATTTGATTTACTTGACGTAGAAAGGAAATTAGTAGCAATAAGAGATCAAATAAAAGCAGGTTATGATGCTGATATAGGTCAAATTAAAACAGTTTCTGTTAGTGTTGATACTTCAACAGAATTGAGCGGTAATACCTTGGATATATTGCTAAACTATTTACTGAAAACTCATGATTATAAGAACAAAAGTTAAGAATGCAGTGGCAAAATTTGAGGCAGTGAATGCCGTTATTATGGCTATTATTGTTATATTGAGTAAAAAAATATAAAATATTATTTAAATTTAAAGTAATTGTTATGAACGATA
Proteins encoded in this window:
- a CDS encoding BTA121 domain-containing protein surface lipoprotein; its protein translation is YLEKCITRANPDDSNDHEITTQMTRNYDLLMLDANNDISKFKLVLLGIVETLKAKKKAKNALREYTNPRKDILEQRFKDAEAEYMRYLKGICNTLYFNEMYNNLLRKTDNSSQFKSILESIHFYGFSYHNFVIIMGQLDKDEQNALIFLEYAIINPSFDDPNDHEIIISAKRNYSFLTLYEDDISKLKLVLSGIVRTLKEKKLAEDALQKYTRIEKDVLEQRFQVIKTKYMKHLKNICNISSIDEMKSNLLNNADHSLQFRNIVESINYHISIEERLNIDEKNALAFLESVITIFNQSNLEFVTHTKYNFYIFILQIGNIDRLKAILLGIVKMLNATIEIEKVLENYSGANKEQFIQRLQKENTNYIKLLKRVCNTYSFVKMYSDLLNRADDVLQFISIDIDLKYYTKLIMKYNHVSALQIFTDRARMAVTELLYKFSLSDEHKETAMYLRKALVDTAKTYTNDTFYDLLSKLNVDRVKAIMNNMLEGHHLSLFYRASGIIKNIQVPDVKRRLQDRLDMAENKYLELLKNYSDVNFTVEQIYANLVGNKNAGSDFQSISTEAEAEIERLAEEGVAR